From a region of the Pseudomonadales bacterium genome:
- a CDS encoding VCBS repeat-containing protein, translating into MRPLPCSRALRTLLATAGLLSLATIAAPSEGRDAAATPQPERSAEELIEQHCTRCHLAPDPRDLSREYWSFALHYMGNYVGMKGDEFEDMTVSPVPPDWEPQQDYTKRYILSDSHGYMRDLYPFKAWIPPQPEMSAEEFRRIRAYYLEHSLPWQEMEIKRPKAPLAPGFEPVVPPLDLEPNALVLATRVDEKRRRIYVGRSVIDDWVGGGERKPGFDRWDDIVVLDLDTGKRLGLQNVDSDPIHMTLTDTGVRVLTHGRFPMTKVGIAALTDWEFDGATPRARMLVNGKQRFVEHQMADMNGDGLEDIVANAFGDGIAGDAQAELTIFWQTPEFGTRWQDAPATIPPGVLSGALRETIVSNQGGLIGSAVGDIDNDGLPDIAALVAQGRQELLVFINNGDQTFTRHLIEQNTPSFGGNAVKVADFDGDGRLDLLVLNGDNVAGNHVGNIVPAPRPQHSVRVFRNLGDVKFAKAFHYPMHGAARSVIHDFDADGDQDIAVVSLFPQWNAPEPESFVYLENRGNFHFEPYSFASEFFGVWVSVEAADVNADGKPDIVLGLGDFPELVPADWKTAHPIMKGRGGKAPSVIYLINRH; encoded by the coding sequence ATGAGGCCATTACCCTGCTCACGTGCGCTGCGCACGCTCCTCGCCACGGCCGGACTGCTCTCCCTCGCCACCATCGCCGCTCCGTCCGAGGGGCGCGACGCCGCCGCGACGCCGCAGCCGGAACGCAGCGCCGAGGAACTGATCGAGCAACATTGCACGCGCTGTCACCTCGCGCCCGACCCGCGCGACCTGTCGCGTGAGTACTGGTCGTTCGCGCTGCATTACATGGGCAACTATGTGGGCATGAAAGGCGACGAATTCGAGGACATGACCGTCTCACCGGTACCGCCGGACTGGGAGCCGCAGCAGGACTATACGAAGCGCTACATCCTCAGCGACAGTCACGGTTACATGCGTGATCTGTATCCGTTCAAGGCATGGATCCCGCCGCAGCCCGAGATGAGCGCGGAGGAGTTCCGCCGCATCCGTGCCTACTACCTAGAGCACTCACTGCCGTGGCAGGAAATGGAGATCAAGCGGCCGAAGGCGCCGCTGGCGCCGGGATTCGAGCCGGTGGTCCCGCCGCTCGATCTGGAACCCAACGCGCTGGTGCTCGCGACCCGCGTCGACGAGAAACGCCGCCGCATCTACGTAGGGCGCTCGGTGATCGACGACTGGGTGGGCGGCGGCGAACGCAAGCCGGGCTTCGACCGCTGGGACGACATCGTGGTCCTGGATCTGGATACCGGCAAGCGCCTCGGGCTGCAGAACGTCGACAGCGACCCGATCCACATGACGCTGACCGACACCGGCGTGCGCGTGCTGACGCACGGACGCTTCCCGATGACCAAGGTCGGCATCGCGGCGCTGACCGACTGGGAGTTCGATGGCGCCACGCCACGGGCGCGCATGCTGGTGAACGGCAAGCAGCGTTTCGTCGAACACCAGATGGCCGATATGAACGGCGACGGGCTGGAGGACATAGTGGCCAATGCCTTCGGTGACGGCATCGCCGGCGACGCGCAGGCCGAACTGACGATCTTCTGGCAGACGCCGGAGTTCGGTACCCGATGGCAGGACGCACCGGCGACGATTCCGCCCGGCGTGCTCTCCGGAGCGCTGCGCGAGACCATCGTCAGCAACCAGGGCGGACTGATCGGCAGCGCGGTCGGTGATATCGACAACGACGGTCTGCCCGACATCGCGGCGCTGGTCGCACAGGGACGCCAGGAGCTGCTGGTATTCATCAACAACGGCGACCAGACCTTCACCCGCCACCTGATCGAGCAGAACACGCCGTCCTTCGGCGGCAATGCGGTGAAGGTCGCCGACTTCGATGGCGACGGCAGGCTCGACCTGCTGGTGCTCAATGGCGACAACGTGGCCGGCAACCACGTGGGGAACATCGTTCCGGCGCCGCGACCGCAGCACTCGGTGCGCGTGTTCCGGAACCTCGGCGACGTGAAGTTCGCCAAGGCATTCCATTATCCGATGCACGGCGCCGCACGTTCGGTGATCCACGATTTCGACGCCGACGGCGATCAGGACATCGCGGTGGTGTCGTTGTTTCCCCAGTGGAACGCGCCCGAACCGGAGAGCTTCGTGTATCTGGAAAACAGGGGGAACTTCCACTTCGAACCCTACTCCTTCGCCAGTGAGTTCTTCGGTGTCTGGGTGTCGGTCGAGGCGGCGGACGTCAACGCCGACGGCAAGCCCGATATCGTGCTCGGGCTGGGGGATTTCCCGGAACTGGTGCCGGCGGACTGGAAGACGGCGCATCCGATCATGAAAGGCAGGGGTGGCAAGGCGCCCAGCGTGATTTACCTGATCAACCGCCACTGA
- a CDS encoding hydrolase, with the protein MTTTPTSSPPQPVAPYIALGLSTVAYGIGARAHIRHNLETIEEAIHASMSIVGINMPVRVVALAEGALTGFTDEIFDLPHTLAASELFIDIPGEETEFLGRLARMYDTYIIAQCKARWPEVMPDRFFNTLFVIDRRGEVVHKAAKNHLWCRERSCTPHDVYDRWVELYGSGIEAFYPVLRTEDIGNIGTICCSDGEYPEAVRALTFNGAELVYRPSEAVPMTNVGASPGGSWMVQNRGHAEFNNVYMLCPNIGPVYLSASARHPIDISGGNGHVVGYRGEVLSHNASGANTVVSAVIDIEALRQFRAMNLNSNWMKDLRTELFREMYAQPVHPKNLWMAQDPLHHREVDEVYRANIQRLYARGSWTRPYHAFPGAQLMPEDARGMSEEQWREARAMWSCWD; encoded by the coding sequence ATGACAACCACGCCAACATCATCACCCCCTCAGCCGGTCGCCCCGTACATTGCGCTCGGCCTGTCGACGGTCGCCTACGGCATCGGCGCGCGCGCGCACATCCGCCACAACCTCGAAACCATCGAGGAGGCGATCCACGCATCGATGTCGATCGTGGGCATCAACATGCCGGTGCGCGTGGTTGCGCTGGCCGAGGGCGCGCTGACCGGCTTCACCGACGAGATATTCGACCTGCCGCACACGCTCGCGGCCTCCGAACTGTTCATCGACATCCCGGGCGAGGAGACGGAGTTCCTGGGGCGGCTGGCACGGATGTACGACACCTACATCATCGCCCAGTGCAAGGCACGCTGGCCCGAGGTGATGCCAGATCGTTTTTTCAACACGCTGTTCGTGATCGACCGGCGTGGCGAGGTCGTACACAAGGCGGCCAAGAACCACCTGTGGTGCCGCGAACGCTCGTGCACACCGCACGACGTCTATGATCGTTGGGTCGAGCTTTACGGCAGCGGCATCGAGGCGTTCTATCCGGTGCTGCGCACCGAGGACATCGGCAACATCGGCACCATCTGCTGCTCCGACGGCGAATACCCTGAGGCGGTGCGCGCGCTGACGTTCAACGGCGCGGAGCTCGTCTATCGCCCCTCGGAAGCGGTACCGATGACGAACGTCGGCGCCTCGCCGGGCGGCAGCTGGATGGTGCAGAACCGCGGCCACGCGGAGTTCAACAACGTCTACATGCTGTGTCCGAACATCGGTCCGGTCTATCTGTCGGCATCGGCCCGGCATCCGATCGATATCTCGGGCGGCAACGGCCACGTCGTCGGTTATCGCGGCGAGGTGCTGAGCCACAACGCCTCCGGGGCGAACACGGTGGTGTCGGCGGTGATCGACATCGAGGCGCTGCGCCAGTTCCGCGCGATGAACCTGAACAGCAACTGGATGAAGGATCTGCGCACCGAGCTGTTCCGCGAGATGTACGCGCAGCCGGTCCATCCGAAGAACCTCTGGATGGCGCAGGATCCGCTGCATCACCGCGAGGTTGACGAGGTGTACCGCGCAAACATCCAGCGGCTGTACGCCAGAGGATCGTGGACACGACCGTACCACGCGTTCCCTGGCGCGCAACTTATGCCCGAGGACGCGCGTGGCATGAGCGAAGAGCAATGGCGCGAAGCGCGCGCCATGTGGAGCTGCTGGGACTGA
- a CDS encoding TonB-dependent receptor: MRSLVTLLALAVSHSFAMAAPEAVEEIVVGSHLEDHGLHTGTRFTIDRAALDDMMPGGAEQLLQRLPGVSVYQPGGAGGVSEVFLRGAESNFTAVYVDGVRMNNPANDRGGSFDWSTLAINEIERIDMAVGAMSAIHGSDAMAGVIRIETAWPQPGHVSAYTELGSDRSWRAGVAASTDIGEASNAGVRVSALDAGTAVKGARLRLDSFSARVSGVHHGKDPWRFGLRVTDRRRSSYPEVSGGPRYAVLDALEHADGSEVALSGSGEWTVLEWWQTELATNWLRLEDDSRTPPVAPGMLDGQPGYTSDSRYERAQLQWINRVALAAGSRLAFGADVVKEDGRDDGALDMGFTVLPNNYRMERNARSGFIEWEHPWAGDFSSTLALRHDDGTGEARNSGALGLARALTSVNGRAWVRLANGFKAPSFFALGNPLYGNRDLKPEKVRSVELGYDQTFGDRGTAGISLFRSKFEGLVDFDFETFRHVNHGKIDIDGVSLYARFTVTADVGFAIDATLLDVRSDSGPLRRRPENTGGIHLDWKPSTLWSVDAALRYVGKRLITSIPTGDVTDGAYLVADATVRFHPAEHVSLWFAIDNGFDTNYSNAPGFPAPGIQARLGTDLRF; encoded by the coding sequence ATGCGCTCACTGGTCACGCTGCTTGCCCTGGCCGTATCGCACTCGTTCGCCATGGCCGCACCGGAAGCGGTGGAGGAAATCGTCGTCGGTTCGCATCTGGAGGACCACGGCTTGCACACCGGGACACGATTCACCATCGATCGGGCCGCACTCGACGACATGATGCCGGGCGGGGCGGAGCAGTTGCTGCAGCGGCTGCCGGGAGTGTCCGTCTATCAGCCCGGCGGTGCAGGCGGGGTATCGGAGGTGTTCCTTCGCGGGGCAGAGTCGAACTTCACGGCGGTCTACGTCGACGGTGTCCGCATGAACAATCCCGCAAACGACCGCGGCGGCTCGTTCGACTGGTCGACCCTGGCAATCAACGAAATCGAGCGTATCGACATGGCGGTAGGCGCCATGTCGGCGATCCATGGATCGGATGCCATGGCTGGCGTGATACGCATCGAGACGGCATGGCCGCAACCAGGACATGTCAGCGCGTACACCGAGCTCGGCAGTGACCGCTCGTGGCGGGCTGGCGTGGCGGCGTCGACGGACATTGGCGAAGCCAGCAACGCCGGCGTGCGCGTATCGGCGCTCGATGCAGGCACCGCAGTCAAGGGGGCACGGCTTCGCCTCGACAGTTTTTCCGCACGCGTGTCCGGGGTTCACCACGGCAAAGATCCCTGGCGATTCGGGCTGCGCGTGACCGATCGTCGGCGCAGCAGCTATCCGGAAGTCAGCGGCGGCCCGCGCTACGCGGTACTGGATGCGCTGGAGCACGCCGACGGCTCCGAGGTCGCGCTGTCCGGGAGCGGTGAGTGGACGGTTCTGGAGTGGTGGCAGACCGAGCTGGCGACAAACTGGTTGCGACTCGAGGATGACAGCCGCACTCCACCGGTTGCGCCGGGCATGCTGGACGGTCAGCCCGGCTACACCAGTGACAGCAGGTATGAACGGGCACAGCTGCAGTGGATCAACCGGGTGGCGCTCGCTGCAGGCTCCAGGCTCGCGTTCGGTGCCGATGTGGTCAAGGAGGACGGTCGTGACGACGGCGCGCTGGATATGGGTTTCACCGTGCTGCCGAACAACTACCGCATGGAGCGCAATGCACGTTCGGGTTTCATCGAGTGGGAACACCCGTGGGCGGGTGACTTTTCGTCAACGCTGGCGCTCAGGCACGATGACGGCACCGGCGAGGCGCGCAACTCCGGAGCGTTGGGCCTGGCACGGGCGCTCACCTCGGTGAACGGCCGGGCGTGGGTACGCCTCGCCAACGGATTCAAGGCGCCGAGCTTCTTCGCCCTCGGCAACCCGCTGTACGGTAACCGGGACCTGAAGCCCGAGAAGGTCAGAAGCGTCGAGCTCGGCTACGACCAGACATTCGGCGACCGCGGTACGGCAGGCATATCCCTGTTCCGCAGTAAATTCGAGGGCCTGGTCGATTTTGATTTCGAGACCTTCCGCCACGTCAATCACGGCAAGATCGACATCGATGGCGTGTCCCTGTATGCGCGATTCACCGTGACAGCGGACGTTGGTTTCGCGATTGATGCCACTCTGCTCGACGTCCGCAGCGACTCCGGTCCGCTGCGACGTCGTCCGGAAAACACCGGCGGTATCCACCTCGACTGGAAGCCATCGACGCTCTGGTCGGTGGATGCCGCACTGCGCTATGTCGGCAAACGCCTGATCACGTCGATTCCGACGGGTGACGTCACGGATGGTGCATACCTGGTTGCCGATGCGACGGTGCGCTTCCATCCGGCCGAACACGTATCGTTGTGGTTCGCAATCGACAACGGGTTCGATACCAACTACAGCAACGCACCGGGGTTCCCCGCTCCCGGCATCCAGGCGCGGCTCGGCACCGACCTGCGTTTCTGA
- a CDS encoding TonB-dependent receptor, with the protein MKRIDRRRLLCQILPLAAALASIPAHGAVLEEIVVTAQKREQNLQDVGVSVTAFTGKQIRELGFTDSLDVIAQTPGLSFGTPTAEGNNASLSLRGVGLSDFNDNNEGPVAVYVDDVYVSALSGVTFQLFDIDRIEVLRGPQGTLYGRNTTGGLVHFLTARPAKEFEGYLDVVLAEYNQRKVEGVISGPLGDTVQARLSVAHNEHDGYVHNRYPGGKNPNDADNNAGRLQIAWQPSDSIDVLLNVHGSRNDANMGAWQHEATYSPDGGVTSLPLPPDLDFYGSCPGCDAFGYRDTDGDPWAGDYDRDGKLLIKNSGGSVNLRWDGEGLSFTSITAYESFGRYYEEDTDISPAKIIHNTYKADIDQFTQEFRLAGERDALHWLAGLYYYQQKTDGAFQIDASGIGFIIGDANYVQKTRSWSAFGQLEYALNERWSVLAGLRYTAEKRKLDYLSVDLGGLLPPDANTMYDYDDDISNDNVTGKLELDWRPYDGMLLYGAVSLGTKSSGFNTGMLDETGLFGATVRTDVPYDEEQLTSYEIGMKTDLFGGTSRLNVAAFYYDYSDYQAFAFVNLNQVIFNTDATIHGMELEFVTSPIEGLDILLGASFLKTTAKDIPLNDGSGITRNRRMTLAPEFSLNGLVRYEWPALSGFLATQLDFNYQDETYFDIQNHPISRMGSYDVWNAHVSWASSDRRWTVGAFVKNVFEKKYRTYSFDVTNLFGFNQVAWGRPRWAGVSLRYNL; encoded by the coding sequence TGAAAAGAATCGATCGCCGCCGACTGCTGTGCCAGATACTGCCGCTGGCTGCAGCCCTTGCCTCCATACCGGCCCATGGCGCCGTCCTGGAAGAAATCGTCGTCACGGCGCAAAAGCGCGAGCAGAACCTGCAGGACGTCGGTGTTTCCGTCACGGCGTTCACCGGCAAACAGATACGCGAACTCGGCTTCACCGACTCGCTCGACGTCATCGCCCAGACCCCTGGGCTCAGCTTCGGCACACCTACCGCCGAAGGCAACAACGCGTCGCTGTCCCTGCGCGGGGTTGGCCTGTCGGATTTCAACGACAACAACGAAGGGCCAGTCGCCGTCTATGTCGACGACGTCTACGTCAGTGCATTGTCCGGTGTGACGTTCCAGCTGTTCGATATCGACCGTATCGAGGTGCTGCGCGGTCCACAGGGAACCCTGTACGGACGCAACACCACGGGCGGGCTGGTACATTTTCTTACCGCACGACCTGCCAAGGAGTTCGAGGGCTATCTCGACGTCGTGCTGGCCGAGTACAACCAGCGCAAGGTGGAGGGCGTCATCAGCGGCCCGCTCGGCGATACGGTGCAGGCACGACTGTCGGTGGCACACAACGAGCACGACGGCTACGTGCACAACCGCTACCCGGGCGGCAAGAATCCGAACGACGCCGACAACAACGCGGGACGTCTGCAGATCGCGTGGCAACCGAGTGACAGCATCGACGTACTGCTGAATGTGCACGGATCGAGGAACGACGCCAATATGGGTGCCTGGCAGCACGAGGCAACGTATTCGCCCGACGGCGGCGTGACCTCGCTGCCCCTGCCACCGGATCTCGACTTCTATGGCAGTTGCCCGGGCTGCGACGCGTTCGGCTACCGCGACACTGACGGTGATCCGTGGGCCGGCGACTACGACCGCGACGGCAAGCTGCTGATCAAGAACTCGGGCGGCTCGGTCAACCTGCGCTGGGATGGCGAGGGGCTGAGCTTCACGTCGATCACCGCGTACGAGTCCTTCGGCCGTTACTACGAGGAAGATACCGATATCTCGCCGGCCAAGATCATACACAACACCTACAAGGCGGACATCGACCAGTTCACGCAGGAATTCCGCCTTGCCGGTGAGCGTGATGCGCTGCACTGGCTGGCGGGACTGTACTACTACCAGCAGAAAACCGATGGCGCCTTCCAGATCGACGCGAGCGGCATCGGTTTCATCATCGGTGACGCGAACTATGTGCAGAAGACACGGTCGTGGTCCGCGTTCGGGCAGCTCGAATACGCGCTGAACGAGCGCTGGAGCGTGCTGGCCGGGTTGCGCTACACCGCCGAGAAACGCAAGCTGGATTACCTCAGCGTGGACCTCGGTGGTCTGCTGCCACCCGATGCCAACACGATGTACGACTACGACGACGACATCTCCAACGACAACGTCACCGGCAAGCTCGAACTGGACTGGCGCCCGTACGACGGCATGCTGCTGTACGGCGCCGTATCGCTGGGAACGAAATCGTCCGGATTCAATACTGGAATGCTCGACGAGACCGGTCTGTTCGGCGCTACCGTGCGCACCGACGTACCATACGACGAAGAGCAGCTCACGAGTTACGAGATCGGCATGAAGACCGATCTGTTCGGGGGCACTTCGCGCCTGAACGTGGCCGCCTTCTACTACGATTACTCGGACTACCAGGCCTTCGCCTTCGTCAACCTGAACCAGGTGATCTTCAACACCGACGCCACGATCCACGGCATGGAGCTCGAGTTCGTCACCAGCCCGATCGAAGGGCTCGACATCCTGCTCGGTGCCTCATTCCTCAAGACCACCGCCAAGGACATTCCGCTGAACGACGGCTCGGGCATCACACGCAACCGCCGCATGACACTGGCGCCGGAGTTTTCGCTGAACGGTCTGGTGCGCTACGAATGGCCTGCGCTGTCGGGTTTCCTCGCCACGCAGCTCGACTTCAACTATCAGGATGAGACGTACTTCGACATCCAGAACCATCCGATCTCGCGCATGGGAAGCTACGACGTCTGGAACGCCCACGTGTCCTGGGCCTCGAGCGATCGCCGCTGGACGGTGGGCGCCTTCGTGAAGAACGTATTCGAGAAGAAATACCGGACGTATTCTTTCGATGTCACCAACCTGTTCGGTTTCAACCAGGTCGCGTGGGGCAGGCCACGCTGGGCAGGCGTGAGCCTGCGCTACAACCTCTGA
- a CDS encoding MFS transporter: MYPLGPAALILMPMLVGGLIDGRGISEQQAGYIAAAEGMGLVAASLVAALWVRRISWVNVLVAGCVVTAALNLVSAITGSYQWLLPLRFLAGFSGGTIFALTVAALGDSRHPDRAFGIAQVVQGVLMFFAFAAAPSILEHWTVAGLYVMLAAAAIAMLLAVPQFPTEGARRIEAEAGDGSVADHAALIWAGLVASFLFFASVFGFWAYIERVGQAAGLSIESIGLALGASQFAAIVGAGAAAVASTRFGRAAPLLLALCGQLLVLWLLVGRFSSPVFFVGAGLFQALFVLANSYQLGVISKIDAKGRALVLVTGFQGLGSAVGPGIAASLIDGGNYVPINQASALACLAGIAVFLFIIQRTRHLASPLVHGDVPTGH, translated from the coding sequence GTGTATCCGCTGGGTCCGGCCGCGCTGATCCTGATGCCGATGCTGGTCGGCGGCCTGATCGACGGCCGCGGCATCAGTGAACAGCAGGCCGGGTACATCGCGGCCGCCGAAGGCATGGGGCTGGTCGCCGCCTCGCTGGTGGCGGCGCTGTGGGTGCGACGGATATCGTGGGTGAACGTACTCGTTGCGGGGTGCGTGGTCACCGCTGCGCTGAACCTCGTGAGCGCCATCACCGGCTCGTACCAGTGGCTGTTGCCGCTGCGTTTCCTGGCCGGTTTCAGTGGCGGGACGATCTTTGCGCTGACGGTTGCCGCACTCGGTGACAGCCGCCATCCGGACCGCGCCTTCGGCATCGCGCAGGTGGTACAGGGCGTGCTGATGTTCTTCGCGTTCGCAGCCGCACCGTCGATCCTCGAACACTGGACCGTCGCCGGACTGTACGTGATGCTCGCCGCCGCAGCGATCGCGATGCTGCTCGCAGTGCCGCAGTTCCCGACCGAGGGGGCACGCCGGATCGAAGCGGAGGCCGGCGATGGTTCGGTGGCGGATCACGCCGCGCTGATCTGGGCCGGGCTGGTCGCGAGCTTCCTGTTCTTCGCCAGCGTGTTCGGCTTCTGGGCCTATATCGAGCGGGTCGGGCAGGCGGCCGGGCTGTCGATCGAATCGATCGGTCTGGCGCTCGGCGCCTCGCAGTTCGCTGCCATCGTCGGCGCGGGCGCCGCTGCGGTCGCCAGCACGCGCTTCGGCCGTGCTGCACCGCTGTTACTGGCGCTGTGCGGGCAGTTACTGGTGTTGTGGCTGCTGGTGGGTCGCTTCAGCTCGCCCGTCTTCTTCGTCGGAGCGGGCCTGTTCCAGGCGCTGTTCGTGCTCGCGAATTCATACCAGCTCGGCGTGATCTCGAAGATCGACGCCAAGGGCCGGGCACTGGTGCTGGTCACCGGCTTCCAGGGGCTGGGATCCGCCGTGGGGCCGGGCATCGCTGCGTCGCTGATCGACGGCGGCAACTACGTGCCGATCAACCAGGCATCGGCGCTCGCCTGCCTCGCGGGTATCGCGGTGTTCCTGTTCATCATCCAGCGCACGCGCCACCTCGCCAGCCCGCTGGTACACGGCGATGTCCCCACCGGCCATTGA